The following coding sequences are from one Epinephelus fuscoguttatus linkage group LG7, E.fuscoguttatus.final_Chr_v1 window:
- the lrrc23 gene encoding leucine-rich repeat-containing protein 23, whose translation MSDMDEDAMLSDVEGEEETHQEEAGEEEKVQVCHLTQETISQGLSLLCRTGNGLGHAFIKVDLKDKGLNDIAAISNYTHLRFLDVSNNHLIDLSPLASLTQLLWLKVDNNAVACFKGQPFAQLTFLQWLSMAVNRLTGLDGLVGPALESLNLTGNGIQRVNGLQGACFANLVTLELRGNQLDTTDGINLPNLQRLYLAQNVIKHLEGLERLERLTTLHLRDNQLDTLNGLSSNMKCLQYLNVRGNAIIEENALQSLALVSKTLRALVLSENPLAETTDYRLSVLMLLPQLERLDKDPVSPEERTEAQERLKELKEEEISEP comes from the exons ATGTCTGACATGGATGAAGATGCAATGTTGTCAGATGTcgagggagaggaagaaacacacCAGGAAGAAGCcggagaagaagagaag GTACAGGTTTGCCATTTGACCCAAGAAACCATAAGTCAGGGGCTCTCATTGCTGTGCCGAACAGGAAATGGACTTGGACATGCATTTATCAAAGTGGACTTAAAAGACAA AGGACTGAATGACATAGCTGCAATCAGCAATTATACTCACCTACGTTTCTTGGATGTATCCAACAACCACCTCATTGATCTTTCTCCTCTGGCATCTCTGACTCAGCTGCTCTGGCTGAAG GTTGACAATAATGCTGTGGCATGCTTCAAAGGGCAACCTTTCGCTCAGCTGACCTTCCTGCAGTGGCTGAGTATGGCAGTGAATCGGCTAACGGGCCTGGACGGCCTGGTGGGGCCTGCACTGGAGAGCCTCAATCTTACAG GTAATGGCATTCAGAGAGTGAATGGTCTCCAAGGTGCCTGTTTTGCCAACCTGGTAACTCTAGAGCTGAGGGGAAACCAGTTGGATACCACTGATGGCATCAACCTTCCCAACCTGCAGCGATTATATCTG GCCCAAAATGTTATCAAGCATCTGGAGGGTTTAGAGAGGTTGGAGCGCCTCACCACCCTTCACCTTCGAGACAACCAGCTAGATACTCTGAATGGCCTCAGCTCCAACATGAAGTGTCTCCAATATCTCAATGTCAG AGGCAATGCAATCATAGAGGAGAATGCCCTGCAAAGCCTTGCACTCGTGTCAAAAACGCTGCGAGCCTTGGTCCTCTCTGAGAATCCGCTTGCGGAAACAACGGACTACCGGCTGAGTGTACTGATGCTCCTGCCACAGCTGGAGCGACTTGACAAAGATCCCGTCTCTCCCGAGGAGAGGACTGAGGCCCAGGAGAGACTCAAG GAACTTAAAGAAGAGGAAATATCTGAACCCTAA